Proteins from a genomic interval of Lycium ferocissimum isolate CSIRO_LF1 chromosome 2, AGI_CSIRO_Lferr_CH_V1, whole genome shotgun sequence:
- the LOC132043133 gene encoding uncharacterized protein LOC132043133 — MPSGAKKRKAAKKKKQLQAKEPSLLSHSHGEEDLKHDDKESDSEGGGSPSSQDNQNHQNQFTEGEVEKGYKQLDGSHDRSIHENEFNGVKNEGAEVEIVGNEDGGSVQVERELKVKGESESQKINVEYVEPVVESETGGLRRSSSSSSSSSNSSVEKHAVADKNDSVVDGAPAVELVKDNESLPDKVDIVVESAPVVELVKENESLPDTQVADSLVGTASTSNLDKAAISEDVVQVTTSASNADNLTASTVEPVVKGKEEENLCVVDEKGTASDTVVENCEENLGAIVDKATVSEVLVETASEKRDEAASAVSNGNALANTDAKASATPENEAKIEAPHNAPKIDAGVCADNVKDSPALHEHQLTALSPRPVQTTSWKSCCGLFELFAGSNR, encoded by the exons ATGCCATCAGGTGCCAAGAAACGAAAAGCTGCTAAGAAAAAGAAACAGTTACAAGCAAAAGAACCCTCTCTTCTTTCTCACTCTCATG GTGAGGAAGATTTGAAACATGATGATAAAGAGAGTGATAGTGAGGGTGGTGGTTCCCCTTCATCACAAGataaccaaaatcatcaaaaccAGTTCACTGAAGGGGAGGTAGAAAAGGGGTATAAGCAATTGGATGGTTCACACGATCGGTCGATTCATGAGAATGAATTCAATGGGGTGAAAAATGAAGGCGCGGAAGTGGAGATCGTCGGAAATGAAGATGGAGGTTCTGTTCAGGTTGAAAGGGAATTGAAAGTTAAAGGTGAATCTGAGAGCCAGAAGATAAATGTCGAATATGTTGAACCCGTTGTTGAGTCTGAAACAGGAGGGTTGCGAAGGAGTTCCAGTAGCAGCAGCAGTAGTAGCAACAGCTCAGTAGAAAAACATGCTGTTGCTGATAAGAATGATAGTGTGGTTGATGGTGCTCCAGCTGTTGAATTAGTTAAAGATAATGAATCTTTGCCTGATAAGGTTGATATTGTGGTAGAGAGTGCTCCAGTTGTTGAATTAGTGAAAGAAAATGAATCTTTGCCTGATACACAAGTTGCGGATAGCCTTGTGGGAACAGCATCTACATCCAATTTGGATAAGGCTGCAATATCAGAAGACGTAGTTCAAGTGACAACAAGTGCTTCAAATGCTGATAATTTGACGGCATCTACTGTTGAACCTGTGGTGAAGggaaaagaggaagaaaatcTGTGTGTTGTGGATGAGAAAGGTACAGCTTCAGATACTGTTGTGGAAAATTGCGAGGAAAATTTGGGTGCTATAGTTGACAAAGCCACAGTTTCAGAAGTTCTGGTGGAAACAGCATCAGAGAAAAGAGATGAAGCAGCTAGTGCAGTATCGAATGGTAATGCTTTAGCAAATACAGATGCAAAGGCTTCTGCCACCCCAGAAAATGAAGCCAAAATAGAGGCACCCCACAATGCTCCTAAAATTGATGCCGGTGTTTGTGCAGATAATGTGAAAGACTCTCCAGCTCTCCACGAGCATCag tTAACGGCGTTGTCTCCACGACCAGTGCAGACAACTTCCTGGAAGAGTTGCTGCGGCTTGTTTGAGTTGTTTGCTGGATCAAATAGATAA